Proteins found in one Canis lupus baileyi chromosome 26, mCanLup2.hap1, whole genome shotgun sequence genomic segment:
- the OGFR gene encoding opioid growth factor receptor isoform X3 translates to MLGSRNWRAMRDTRRYRHQYPDLIERDGNGDMPNLSFYRNEIRFLPNGCFIEDILQNWRTDYDLLEENHSYIQWLFPLREPGVNWHAKPLTLREVEAFKSSKEVRERFVKAYELMLGFYGIQLEDRDTGQVCRAQNYQKRFQNLNWHSHNNLRITRILKSLGELGLPHYQAPLARFFLEETLVRRELPAVRQSALDYFVFTVRCPRQRRQLLRFAWEHFRPRRKFVWGPHDKLRRLRPPPGPGDPRPPATAGGAEDGERGGGAGGHGEAGPEPPSPKESKKRKLEASRREQAPGEPGAQGASDVEKIALNLEGCALSQGGLAGGAQERAGEAERPCPQPPGPKVAEEVRKRRKVDQGPGGGAPGDGGEDGGEGPEGAEGPEGPGCAEAREAEEGVQEAEGGRGPEQAAPGSSAGAGPPVDKEAEPGS, encoded by the exons ATGCTGGGGTCCCGAAACTGGCGAGCCATGCGGGACACACGCAGGTACCGGCACCAGTACCCG GATTTGATAGAGCGGGATGGCAACGGTGACATGCCAAACCTGAGTTTCTACAGAAACGAGATCCGGTTCCTGCCCAACG GCTGTTTCATCGAAGACATTCTTCAAAACTGGAGGACGGACTATGACCTCCTCGAGGAGAATCACTCCTACATCCAGTG GCTCTTCCCTCTGCGTGAACCCGGAGTGAACTGGCACGCCAAGCCCCTCACGCTCCGGGAGGTCGAG GCATTTAAAAGCTCCAAGGAGGTCAGGGAGCGGTTTGTCAAGGCCTACGAGCTCATGCTGGGGTTCTACGGGATCCAGCTGGAGGACCGGGACACGGGGCAGGTGTGCCGAGCACAGAACTACCAGAAGCGCTTCCAGAACCTCAACTG GCACAGCCACAACAACCTCCGCATCACGCGCATCCTCAAGTCCCTGGGCGAGCTGGGCCTGCCGCACTACCAGGCGCCCCTGGCGCGCTTCTTCCTGGAGGAGACGCTGGTGCGCCGCGAGCTGCCCGCCGTGCGCCAGAGCGCGCTCGACTACTTCGTGTTCACCGTGCGCTGCCCGCGCCAGCGCCGCCAGCTGCTGCGCTTCGCCTGGGAGCACTTCCGGCCGCGGCGCAAGTTCGTCTGGGGACCCCACGACAAGCTGCGCCGCCTGcggccgccccccggccccggggaCCCCCGCCCGCCCGCAACGGCCGGCGGGGCCGAGgacggggagcggggagggggcgcggggggccacGGGGAGGCGGGCCCGGAGCCCCCGAGCCCCAAGGAGAGCAAGAAGAGGAAGTTAGAGGCGAGCCGGCGGGAGCAGGCCCCGGGGGAGCCGGGCGCACAGGGCGCCTCGGACGTGGAGAAGATCGCCCTGAACCTGGAGGGCTGCGCGCTCAGCCAGGGCGGCCTGGCGGGGGGCGCCCAGGAGCGGGCCGGGGAGGCCGAGcggccctgtccccagcccccggGGCCCAAGGTGGCCGAGGaggtgaggaagagaaggaaggtggaccagggcccgggcggcggcgccCCGGGGGACGGCGGGGAAGACGGCGGGGAGGGgcccgagggggccgaggggccCGAGGGGCCGGGGTGCGCTGAGGCCAGGGAGGCCGAGGAGGGGGTGCAGGAGGCAGAaggcgggcgggggccggagcAGGCCGCCCCGGGGAGCTCAGCCGGCGCTGGACCCCCGGTAGATAAGGAGGCCGAGCCGGGGTCTTAG
- the OGFR gene encoding opioid growth factor receptor isoform X1, protein MDDPDCDSTWEEDDEEDGEGPSAAGDEDGESGAPGDADAEDEDEDEEDARPPRPGALQTRMLGSRNWRAMRDTRRYRHQYPDLIERDGNGDMPNLSFYRNEIRFLPNGCFIEDILQNWRTDYDLLEENHSYIQWLFPLREPGVNWHAKPLTLREVEAFKSSKEVRERFVKAYELMLGFYGIQLEDRDTGQVCRAQNYQKRFQNLNWHSHNNLRITRILKSLGELGLPHYQAPLARFFLEETLVRRELPAVRQSALDYFVFTVRCPRQRRQLLRFAWEHFRPRRKFVWGPHDKLRRLRPPPGPGDPRPPATAGGAEDGERGGGAGGHGEAGPEPPSPKESKKRKLEASRREQAPGEPGAQGASDVEKIALNLEGCALSQGGLAGGAQERAGEAERPCPQPPGPKVAEEVRKRRKVDQGPGGGAPGDGGEDGGEGPEGAEGPEGPGCAEAREAEEGVQEAEGGRGPEQAAPGSSAGAGPPVDKEAEPGS, encoded by the exons ATGGACGACCCCGACTGCGACTCGACCTGGGAGGAGGACGACGAGGAGGACGGCGAGGGCCCGAGCGCGGCGGGCGACGAGGACGGCGAGTCCGGCGCCCCGGGGGACGCGGACGcggaggacgaggacgaggacgaggaggacgcgcggccgccgcggcccggCGCGCTCCAG ACCAGGATGCTGGGGTCCCGAAACTGGCGAGCCATGCGGGACACACGCAGGTACCGGCACCAGTACCCG GATTTGATAGAGCGGGATGGCAACGGTGACATGCCAAACCTGAGTTTCTACAGAAACGAGATCCGGTTCCTGCCCAACG GCTGTTTCATCGAAGACATTCTTCAAAACTGGAGGACGGACTATGACCTCCTCGAGGAGAATCACTCCTACATCCAGTG GCTCTTCCCTCTGCGTGAACCCGGAGTGAACTGGCACGCCAAGCCCCTCACGCTCCGGGAGGTCGAG GCATTTAAAAGCTCCAAGGAGGTCAGGGAGCGGTTTGTCAAGGCCTACGAGCTCATGCTGGGGTTCTACGGGATCCAGCTGGAGGACCGGGACACGGGGCAGGTGTGCCGAGCACAGAACTACCAGAAGCGCTTCCAGAACCTCAACTG GCACAGCCACAACAACCTCCGCATCACGCGCATCCTCAAGTCCCTGGGCGAGCTGGGCCTGCCGCACTACCAGGCGCCCCTGGCGCGCTTCTTCCTGGAGGAGACGCTGGTGCGCCGCGAGCTGCCCGCCGTGCGCCAGAGCGCGCTCGACTACTTCGTGTTCACCGTGCGCTGCCCGCGCCAGCGCCGCCAGCTGCTGCGCTTCGCCTGGGAGCACTTCCGGCCGCGGCGCAAGTTCGTCTGGGGACCCCACGACAAGCTGCGCCGCCTGcggccgccccccggccccggggaCCCCCGCCCGCCCGCAACGGCCGGCGGGGCCGAGgacggggagcggggagggggcgcggggggccacGGGGAGGCGGGCCCGGAGCCCCCGAGCCCCAAGGAGAGCAAGAAGAGGAAGTTAGAGGCGAGCCGGCGGGAGCAGGCCCCGGGGGAGCCGGGCGCACAGGGCGCCTCGGACGTGGAGAAGATCGCCCTGAACCTGGAGGGCTGCGCGCTCAGCCAGGGCGGCCTGGCGGGGGGCGCCCAGGAGCGGGCCGGGGAGGCCGAGcggccctgtccccagcccccggGGCCCAAGGTGGCCGAGGaggtgaggaagagaaggaaggtggaccagggcccgggcggcggcgccCCGGGGGACGGCGGGGAAGACGGCGGGGAGGGgcccgagggggccgaggggccCGAGGGGCCGGGGTGCGCTGAGGCCAGGGAGGCCGAGGAGGGGGTGCAGGAGGCAGAaggcgggcgggggccggagcAGGCCGCCCCGGGGAGCTCAGCCGGCGCTGGACCCCCGGTAGATAAGGAGGCCGAGCCGGGGTCTTAG
- the OGFR gene encoding opioid growth factor receptor isoform X2 — protein MACDQGLLLSQLLTCCHDQDAGVPKLASHAGHTQDLIERDGNGDMPNLSFYRNEIRFLPNGCFIEDILQNWRTDYDLLEENHSYIQWLFPLREPGVNWHAKPLTLREVEAFKSSKEVRERFVKAYELMLGFYGIQLEDRDTGQVCRAQNYQKRFQNLNWHSHNNLRITRILKSLGELGLPHYQAPLARFFLEETLVRRELPAVRQSALDYFVFTVRCPRQRRQLLRFAWEHFRPRRKFVWGPHDKLRRLRPPPGPGDPRPPATAGGAEDGERGGGAGGHGEAGPEPPSPKESKKRKLEASRREQAPGEPGAQGASDVEKIALNLEGCALSQGGLAGGAQERAGEAERPCPQPPGPKVAEEVRKRRKVDQGPGGGAPGDGGEDGGEGPEGAEGPEGPGCAEAREAEEGVQEAEGGRGPEQAAPGSSAGAGPPVDKEAEPGS, from the exons ATGGCCTGTGACCAGGGGTTACTTTTGTCGCAGCTGCTTACTTGTTGCCATG ACCAGGATGCTGGGGTCCCGAAACTGGCGAGCCATGCGGGACACACGCAG GATTTGATAGAGCGGGATGGCAACGGTGACATGCCAAACCTGAGTTTCTACAGAAACGAGATCCGGTTCCTGCCCAACG GCTGTTTCATCGAAGACATTCTTCAAAACTGGAGGACGGACTATGACCTCCTCGAGGAGAATCACTCCTACATCCAGTG GCTCTTCCCTCTGCGTGAACCCGGAGTGAACTGGCACGCCAAGCCCCTCACGCTCCGGGAGGTCGAG GCATTTAAAAGCTCCAAGGAGGTCAGGGAGCGGTTTGTCAAGGCCTACGAGCTCATGCTGGGGTTCTACGGGATCCAGCTGGAGGACCGGGACACGGGGCAGGTGTGCCGAGCACAGAACTACCAGAAGCGCTTCCAGAACCTCAACTG GCACAGCCACAACAACCTCCGCATCACGCGCATCCTCAAGTCCCTGGGCGAGCTGGGCCTGCCGCACTACCAGGCGCCCCTGGCGCGCTTCTTCCTGGAGGAGACGCTGGTGCGCCGCGAGCTGCCCGCCGTGCGCCAGAGCGCGCTCGACTACTTCGTGTTCACCGTGCGCTGCCCGCGCCAGCGCCGCCAGCTGCTGCGCTTCGCCTGGGAGCACTTCCGGCCGCGGCGCAAGTTCGTCTGGGGACCCCACGACAAGCTGCGCCGCCTGcggccgccccccggccccggggaCCCCCGCCCGCCCGCAACGGCCGGCGGGGCCGAGgacggggagcggggagggggcgcggggggccacGGGGAGGCGGGCCCGGAGCCCCCGAGCCCCAAGGAGAGCAAGAAGAGGAAGTTAGAGGCGAGCCGGCGGGAGCAGGCCCCGGGGGAGCCGGGCGCACAGGGCGCCTCGGACGTGGAGAAGATCGCCCTGAACCTGGAGGGCTGCGCGCTCAGCCAGGGCGGCCTGGCGGGGGGCGCCCAGGAGCGGGCCGGGGAGGCCGAGcggccctgtccccagcccccggGGCCCAAGGTGGCCGAGGaggtgaggaagagaaggaaggtggaccagggcccgggcggcggcgccCCGGGGGACGGCGGGGAAGACGGCGGGGAGGGgcccgagggggccgaggggccCGAGGGGCCGGGGTGCGCTGAGGCCAGGGAGGCCGAGGAGGGGGTGCAGGAGGCAGAaggcgggcgggggccggagcAGGCCGCCCCGGGGAGCTCAGCCGGCGCTGGACCCCCGGTAGATAAGGAGGCCGAGCCGGGGTCTTAG
- the MRGBP gene encoding MRG/MORF4L-binding protein, protein MGEAEVGGGGAPGDKGPGEAATSPAEETVVWSPEVEVCLFHAMLGHKPVGVNRHFHMICIRDKFSQNIGRQVPSKVIWDHLSTMYDMQALHESEILPFPNPERNFVLPEEIIHEVREGKVVIEEEMKEEMKEDVDPHNGADDVFSSSGSLGKATEKSSKDKNPSDLGSKEGADKRKRSRVTDKVLTANSNPSSPSAAKRRRT, encoded by the exons ATGGGGGAGGCCGAggtgggcggcggcggcgcgccgGGAGACAAGGGGCCGGGGGAGGCGGCCACCAGCCCGGCCGAGGAGACGGTGGTGTGGAGCCCCGAGGTGGAGGTGTGCCTCTTCCACGCCATGCTGGGCCACAAGCCCGTCG GTGTGAACCGACACTTCCACATGATCTGTATCCGGGACAAGTTCAGCCAGAACATTGGTCGGCAGGTCCCATCCAAGGTCATCTGGGACCATCTGAGCACCATGTATGACATGCAGGCACTG CATGAATCTGAGATCCTTCCATTTCCAAATCCAGAGAGGAATTTCGTCCTTCCGGAAGAAATCATTCACGAAGTCCGAGAAG GAAAAGTGGTCATTgaagaggaaatgaaggaggaaatgaaggaagacgTGGACCCCCACAACGGGGCGGACGATG TTTTTTCGTCTTCAGGAAGCTTGGGGAAAGCAACCGAGAAGTCCAGCAAAGACAAGAACCCGTCAGACTTGGGGTCCAAGGAGGGGGCGGACAAGCGGAAGCGCAGCCGGGTCACCGACAAAGTCCTCACGGCAAACAGCAACCCCTCCAGCCCCAGCGCTGCCAAGCGGCGCCGAACGTAG